DNA sequence from the Deltaproteobacteria bacterium HGW-Deltaproteobacteria-2 genome:
GAATACTTTACTTCGTAAAGAAACGGAACGTAAATATTATTTACTTTTTTCTGTAAATCCACGAGTAAATTACGACGATCCCCGCCAAGACGGCGCGCTTCTTCAAAATAACGGCAGAATTGCGGCAATGTTTCTTCGGCTTCGCCCAGAATAAATAAATCAAAAAAATCGGCCAGCGGCTCGGGATTAAGAGTAAGAGCAATACCGCCGCCTATAATTAACGGGTAATCACTCGAACGGTCTCTCGCCAACAAGGGAATGCCGGCAAGATCCAGCATTTTTAAAATATTGGGGTAATCGTTTTCAAAGGATAAAGAAAAAGCCAGAATATCAAATTCGGCTATTGACTTCTGGCTTTCAAAACTAAATATTTCTGCCGCCCCGGAAATGAATTTGGCATTGTTTCCGGGAGCGGGCAGAAATACTCTCTCACATAGGAAGGAGGATTGCTCATTAAATATTTTATAAACAGTTTGGAAGCCCAGGTTTGCCATGCCCGTCCGGTAATAATTGGGATAAGCCAGACAAACCGTATTGTATGTCCCCCAAACTTTTTTTACATATCCAGTCTCTTTCTCCAGAACAGCAGCATGTATTTTTTTCAGTTTCCAATCCATTATTTTATCATGGCCTACAGTCTGCTTAGTCGGCCTGACGGCGTAAAAACGTCGGAATCTGTATATCGCTCATATTGTCGGTTTCATCGTTAATGTTCATATTCGTAAAATTCAAATTGTTTTGTGTTTTCCCCCGGCGTATGAAAGCAGGCGTCGCTAAATCATCGCGTCGGTAACCGCCCAGATGCGTAACATTTCCCAGTGATTCCTTTTTCTTTGATATATTATCAAAACCCGTGGCAATGACCGTGATACGAATTTCATCCTGCATATTCTGATCAATTACCGTTCCGAAAATAATATTAGCTTCTTCATCCGCTTCCTCTTGAATCAACGATGAGGCTTCATTAACTTCATAAAGACTCATATCCGGTCCGCCGGTGATGTTGAGCAGAATTCCACGCGCTCCCTGGATAGTGTTGTCTTCCAGAAGAGGAGATGAAATCGCTCTCTGCGCCGCTTCTACCGCCCGGTTTTCGCCGCTGGCCATGCCGGTACCCATAATGGCTATACCCATATTGCTCATGACGCTCTTCACATCGGCAAAATCAAGATTAATCAGTCCCGGAACCAGAATCAGATCCGATATACCTTTAACCGCCTGATAAAGGATATCGTCTGCTTTTTTGAAAGCTTCCAAAAGCGACAAATTGCGGCCACCCAAACTCAAAAGGCGTTGGTTAGGAACAACTATGAGCGTATCTACAATATCCCGCAATTGTGCGATCCCTTCTTCAGCCTGAATATTACGTTTTTTACCTTCAAACTGAAAAGGCTTGGTAACCACAGCAATTGTCAGAATGCTGCATTCGCGGGCAATTTCCGCGATCACGGGAGCCGCGCCTGTTCCCGTTCCTCCGCCCATTCCCGCAGTAATGAAGATCATGTCCGCACCTTCCAGGAACGGCCGGATTTCATCGCGGGATTCCAAAGCCGATTGTTTGCCGATTTCAGGATTGGAACCGGCCCCCAGACCTTTTGTTATTTGTGTACCAATTTGAATTTTAATTGGCGCATTGGATACGCCGAGCGCCTGTGAATCCGTATTGGCGTTAATGAAATCGACGCCTCCCAGAGACGACGCGATCATTGTATTGACAGCGTTCCCGCCGCCACCGCCTACGCCAATCACCTTTATTTTCGCCAAATTCTCACTACATATCTCCGTTAATTCAAACATGTTCTCTCCTTCCTTTCAAAAAAATTCTGAAAACATTTTTTTTGCCGTTCTTATCATTTTACCAAAAACATTCGTCGTATTTCTGTATATGGAATCACCATCTAATTGACTATTCCCATATATAATTAAACCGACACCTATAGCATGCGCCGGTGAATTCACAATATCGGAAAGGCCTCCAATACCAATGGGAATACCTTTGCGAGCCGGCATATCAAAAATTTGTTCAGCAAGTTCAGTGATACCGTACAAAAGCGACGTTCCGCCGGTCAAAACAACTCCGGCTGCCAGTAAATCTTCGAAACCGAAACGGACAACTTCCTTGTAAGCAAGATTTAAAATTTCTTCCATTCTCGGCTCGATTATGCGCCCCAATATCTGACGCGACACTTCGCGGTCTTCCCTGCCGCCCAGACTGGGCACGTTGATTGTTTCATCCTTGGGAATCATGGAAGTCAAAGCACATCCGTATTTAAGTTTAATTTTTTCCGCATCGCCCAATGGTGTCCGCAACCCTGTTGAAATATCCGACGTAAGATAGTTGCCGCCAACCGGTAATATCGCCGTATGTTTGATGCTGCCTTCAGAAAAAATTGTAACTGAAGTATTGGCTCCGCCAATATCAAGCAGAACGACACCTAAATCTTTCTCATCAGAACTTAACACTGCCTCACCGGCGGCCAATTGTTCCAAAACGACATCATCAATATCCAAACCCACACGGTTTACGGATTTTACAATGTCCTGAATAGCGGAAGTGGCTCCTGTAACAATGTGCACTTTAGCTTCCAGCCGGACACCGGACATCCCGATAGGGTCTTTAATTCCCTCCTGGCCGTCAATTACATAACTCTGGGGAAGAATGTGCATGATTTCCCTGCCTACGGGAATGGCAATGGCTTTGGCAGCTTCGATCGCTCTTTGTACATCGCTTTCACTCACTTCTCTGCCTTTTATGGAGACGATACTCAACGAATTTTGTCCTTTAACATGGCTTCCGGAAATTCCGACATAAACAGAATTGATGCGGCATCCGGACATATGTTCAGCTTCCTCCACCGCCGTTTTTATTGATTCCACCATGCTGTCAATATTGACAACTGTTCCTTTTCTTATTTCTTTGGCCAGAGATGTCCCGACGCCAATGATATTAATACCGGTTTCGGTAACCTCCCCGACGACAGCCGTGGTTTTTGTCGTTCCGATGTCAAGCCCGACTATGACATTGCTTCTCTTTCCCATCAGCACTTTCACCTCATTTTTTAATTTTACCAGCCTACCTGCAAACTTTTCGTTTTATATCAAATACTGCTGGCCTTTAATGATTTGTTCTATACGGCCGGGAGCATTTTTGCGTTGTACTGTAACTTTTGACTCATCAGACAAATCAATGCATAAATAGCCGTTTTTCATTCCTCTTTTTTCCATGTCAGCCATAATCAGAGTTAATTGTCCCAGTTTTCTTTCGAAATCACCTTTCCCCAGCTTTAAATAAAGGCCGGCATCGGAAATTAAAGACAATCCGAATACCTCATCAATATGAATCTCGGAAATTGTACCCAAATAAGTGTACTTGCCGGAACCGGATATAGTCTTCAATAATTTAAGCGTGCTTAAAAAAAGCGGGGATTTAGTTCTGTCCTTCTGTGTGATTCCCGTAAATATCGGAAGATCTACTTCGTCGCCTTTACCCAGTTTTTTAAATACAAAACCTTCACCATCCATCAGATAGAAATCACTGGCCTGCTTGACTAGAGCCAACGGATTTCTTTCCTGCACTTCCAGAACAAGCTTGTCGGGCAGTTCCCTGCCAATATAAACATTTTTTACCCACTGATTCGCAGAAACTCTGTGGATGACAGCATCAGTATTTATTGCTAATAGATTTTGCGCAGGCTTTATATCCGCTAACTCCAGGACATCTTTTTCCGTTAGTTCCTTTAACCCGCGCACGGAAATTTCTTTTATTTCAAAATACGACCTGCTTATAAGCAGATTGTAAGCATAAATAAAGAAAGTGGTCAGAACCGCGACGGCAAGCAGTAACCCGGCCGCTGCAAAAAAATCCCCCGACATTCCGGCCAGCCGCCGACGCACACGGTTTTTTTTCGCTTTCAGGCCCAATTTCTTCAAATTAATCCTCTCCAACAATCACAACTTCTGTTTCCAACTTCACACCCTTCTCTTTTTCGGCTCTGGATTGAATCAGCGCAATCAGTTCT
Encoded proteins:
- a CDS encoding cell division protein FtsZ, with translation MFELTEICSENLAKIKVIGVGGGGGNAVNTMIASSLGGVDFINANTDSQALGVSNAPIKIQIGTQITKGLGAGSNPEIGKQSALESRDEIRPFLEGADMIFITAGMGGGTGTGAAPVIAEIARECSILTIAVVTKPFQFEGKKRNIQAEEGIAQLRDIVDTLIVVPNQRLLSLGGRNLSLLEAFKKADDILYQAVKGISDLILVPGLINLDFADVKSVMSNMGIAIMGTGMASGENRAVEAAQRAISSPLLEDNTIQGARGILLNITGGPDMSLYEVNEASSLIQEEADEEANIIFGTVIDQNMQDEIRITVIATGFDNISKKKESLGNVTHLGGYRRDDLATPAFIRRGKTQNNLNFTNMNINDETDNMSDIQIPTFLRRQAD
- the ftsA gene encoding cell division protein FtsA, with translation MGKRSNVIVGLDIGTTKTTAVVGEVTETGINIIGVGTSLAKEIRKGTVVNIDSMVESIKTAVEEAEHMSGCRINSVYVGISGSHVKGQNSLSIVSIKGREVSESDVQRAIEAAKAIAIPVGREIMHILPQSYVIDGQEGIKDPIGMSGVRLEAKVHIVTGATSAIQDIVKSVNRVGLDIDDVVLEQLAAGEAVLSSDEKDLGVVLLDIGGANTSVTIFSEGSIKHTAILPVGGNYLTSDISTGLRTPLGDAEKIKLKYGCALTSMIPKDETINVPSLGGREDREVSRQILGRIIEPRMEEILNLAYKEVVRFGFEDLLAAGVVLTGGTSLLYGITELAEQIFDMPARKGIPIGIGGLSDIVNSPAHAIGVGLIIYGNSQLDGDSIYRNTTNVFGKMIRTAKKMFSEFF